The Megachile rotundata isolate GNS110a chromosome 3, iyMegRotu1, whole genome shotgun sequence genome includes a window with the following:
- the Ciao1 gene encoding cytosolic iron-sulfur assembly component 1 isoform X1, with translation MGTLELKQTLNGHRGRVWNVCWHPKGTCLASCGEDKTIIIWGPQEPKWVIRTILTEGHSRTIREIAWSPCGNYIASASFDATTAIWDKKSGQFECNATLEGHENEVKSVSWSCSGQLLATCSRDKSVWIWEVNDDEYECAAVINAHTQDVKKVRWHPNEEIVASASYDNTVKIFKEDAADNDWSCIATLSSHTSTVWSLAWDKAGNRIATCSDDQTVKIWQEFKSGNEPGIVTVNNESVWKCVCTISGYHTRTIYDIDWCKTTGLLVTACGDDIIRIFKEDSDSDPNQPTFTMVCSMDIAHMQDVNCVQWNPTVPGQLASASDDGLIKIWFYNE, from the exons ATGGGAACATTGGAATTAAAACAAACTTTGAATGGACATAGAGGAAGAGTGTGGAATGTTTGCTGGCATCCTAAAGGCACTTGCCTTGCATCTTGCGGTGAAgataaaacaattattatatgGGGTCCACAAGAACCAAAGTGGGTTATAAGAACCATTCTTACGGAGGGTCATTCAAGAACTATAAGAGAAATAGCATGGTCTCCTTGTGGGAATTACATAGCATCTGCTAGTTTTGATGCGACCACTGCTATATGGGATAAAAAATCGGGTCAATTTGAATGTAATGCAACATTAGAAGGACATGAGAACGAAGTGAAAAGTGTTAGTTGGTCTTGCAGTGGTCAGTTGTTAGCTACTTGCAGTCGAGATAAATCTGTTTGGATATGGGAAGTGAATGATGATGAGTATGAGTGTGCTGCTGTTATTAATGCTCACACTCAAGATGTGAAAAAG gtAAGGTGGCATCCTAATGAAGAAATAGTAGCATCTGCAAGTTATGACAACACAGTAAAGATATTTAAGGAGGATGCAGCAGACAATGATTGGTCGTGTATAGCAACATTATCATCTCATACTTCAACAGTCTGGAGTCTTGCATGGGATAAGGCTGGTAATCGAATAGCAACATGCAGTGATGATCAAACAGTGAAGATATGGCAAGAATTTAAGTCTGGTAATGAACCAGGAATAGTTACAGTAAACAATGAATCAGTTTGGAAGTGTGTGTGTACAATATCTGGttatcatacaaggacaatttATGATATTGATTGGTGTAAAACAACTGGGTTATTAGTGACTGCATGTGGTGATGACattattagaatatttaaagAAGACAGTGATTCCGATCCTAATCAACCTACTTTTACAATGGTTTGCTCAATGGACATTGCTCATATGCAAGATGTAAATTGTGTGCAATGGAATCCTACTGTTCCTGGACAACTTGCATCAGCTAGTGATGATGgcttaataaaaatttggttTTATAATGAATAA